One Flavobacteriales bacterium genomic window carries:
- the nusA gene encoding transcription termination factor NusA, whose product MDKTSLIDSFSEFKDDKNIDRVTLMSILEEVFRSMLIKKYGSSDNFDIIVNPQKGDLEIWRNRIVVEDGAVEDPNTEIPYSEAIRIEPDFEIDEEVSEEVKIESFGRRGIMAMRQNLISRIQEHDNSNLFKQYKDMVGEIITGEVHHIRRREIIIYDDDHNELILPKEEQIRSDYFRKGETVRAIVKEVKIAGTKPRIILSRTSSVFLEKLFELEIPEILDGLITIKAVQRIPGEKAKIAVESYDERIDPVGACVGMKGSRIHGIVRELGNENIDVINYSINKELFIKRALSPAKITSMNINMEDQKVDIYLKPDQVSLAIGKSGSNIKLAAAITGFEIDVYRDIEDEDVLLSEFSDEIDGWIIDQFKEIGCDTAKSVLELSVEFLVNRTDLEEETIIEVQNILRSEFE is encoded by the coding sequence ATGGATAAAACTTCTTTAATAGATTCTTTTTCAGAGTTTAAAGATGACAAAAATATTGACCGAGTAACACTCATGAGTATCCTCGAAGAGGTGTTTCGTTCTATGCTGATCAAAAAGTATGGATCTAGTGATAACTTTGATATTATTGTAAATCCTCAGAAAGGAGACCTTGAGATATGGAGAAACCGTATAGTAGTAGAAGACGGAGCGGTGGAAGATCCAAATACAGAAATTCCTTATAGCGAAGCGATTAGGATAGAGCCTGATTTTGAGATTGATGAAGAAGTATCAGAAGAAGTAAAAATTGAATCTTTTGGAAGAAGAGGAATTATGGCAATGCGTCAAAACCTAATTTCTCGTATCCAAGAACATGATAACTCAAACCTCTTTAAGCAATATAAAGATATGGTAGGAGAAATCATTACAGGAGAGGTTCACCATATCCGTAGAAGAGAAATCATTATTTATGATGATGATCACAACGAATTAATCCTTCCAAAAGAAGAGCAAATTCGTTCAGATTATTTCCGAAAAGGAGAAACCGTACGAGCGATTGTAAAAGAAGTAAAGATTGCAGGAACAAAACCGAGAATTATTCTTTCGAGAACATCAAGTGTATTCTTAGAAAAATTATTCGAACTAGAAATTCCAGAAATCTTAGATGGACTGATTACCATAAAAGCAGTACAAAGAATTCCTGGAGAAAAAGCAAAAATTGCCGTAGAATCTTATGACGAAAGAATCGACCCAGTAGGAGCTTGTGTAGGAATGAAAGGATCTAGAATCCACGGAATAGTAAGAGAACTTGGGAACGAGAATATTGATGTAATTAACTACTCTATTAACAAAGAGTTGTTCATCAAACGAGCTTTGAGCCCAGCAAAAATAACTTCCATGAATATCAATATGGAAGACCAAAAGGTAGATATTTATCTTAAACCAGACCAAGTATCATTGGCAATCGGTAAAAGTGGTAGCAATATCAAACTTGCCGCAGCCATTACAGGTTTTGAGATAGATGTTTATAGAGATATCGAGGATGAAGATGTATTACTATCTGAATTTAGCGATGAGATTGACGGATGGATTATCGACCAATTCAAAGAAATCGGGTGCGATACTGCCAAGAGTGTACTGGAATTATCAGTAGAATTCTTGGTAAATCGAACAGATCTTGAGGAAGAAACCATCATAGAGGTGCAAAATATACTACGTTCTGAATTTGAATAA
- the rimP gene encoding ribosome assembly cofactor RimP, whose translation MKKEQIENLIEAYVELFPHLFLVELRMSPSNAIEVLMDSDKGITIGECKQLSRKIENHAEENEWDISILVSSPGIDYPLRSERQFRKNLNRKLKVQLKTENKPVEGNLVAVEEHQIVLKWKARIPKEIGKGKQTVEMTKEISLEDIDKANVVLSFK comes from the coding sequence GTGAAGAAAGAGCAGATAGAAAATCTTATAGAAGCCTATGTGGAATTATTCCCACACCTGTTTTTGGTAGAGCTCAGAATGAGTCCGAGCAATGCCATAGAAGTCCTTATGGATTCTGATAAAGGAATCACCATAGGAGAGTGTAAACAACTCAGTCGTAAGATAGAAAACCATGCAGAGGAAAACGAATGGGATATTTCTATTTTAGTTTCTTCACCAGGAATTGATTACCCATTGCGATCAGAAAGACAATTTAGAAAAAACCTAAACCGAAAACTGAAAGTACAACTCAAAACCGAGAACAAACCTGTGGAAGGGAATTTAGTAGCCGTGGAGGAACATCAAATAGTTCTTAAATGGAAAGCGAGAATTCCTAAAGAAATAGGAAAAGGAAAACAAACCGTAGAGATGACCAAAGAAATCTCTCTAGAAGATATAGATAAAGCAAACGTAGTATTATCTTTCAAATAA
- a CDS encoding T9SS type A sorting domain-containing protein has product MKKILVTLFILTGTPMLAQSELDFAKEKAYIPQTNYFQTASFQVEDRAFLEVYGTHPNSTVRCYSKPSGGKMLQAGKLDKKGHLLLEFEAGEAPSFVLNEKNPVLGASEGSGFVQYLDRMDFIIQDVLLLKEGEKLHLSFQSLTNNDHTVIYRLISHSPDDGEQLMEAFTPNENEDWDAVDFEIDLKKETTYTFEIYSQGKLRYQRKLYGGDKIKEFEVFPKVTSSVVHLKFIEALTKTNYTLIDIFGNQRLNGRVNEMETQIELGNLTSGTYFLKLDKFPNEVIQIEKI; this is encoded by the coding sequence ATGAAAAAAATATTAGTCACACTATTTATTTTAACTGGAACGCCAATGTTGGCTCAGAGTGAATTAGATTTCGCCAAGGAAAAAGCGTATATTCCTCAGACCAATTATTTTCAGACAGCAAGTTTTCAAGTAGAAGATCGAGCATTTTTAGAAGTATATGGTACGCATCCTAATTCCACCGTAAGATGCTATAGTAAACCTAGTGGAGGAAAAATGCTTCAAGCGGGAAAGCTTGATAAGAAAGGACATCTACTTTTAGAGTTCGAAGCAGGTGAAGCGCCTTCTTTTGTACTCAATGAAAAGAATCCAGTTTTGGGAGCTTCCGAAGGTTCAGGTTTTGTACAATACTTAGATCGTATGGATTTTATCATACAGGATGTACTCTTACTAAAAGAGGGCGAAAAGCTACATTTGAGTTTTCAGTCCTTAACTAATAACGACCACACTGTGATTTACCGATTAATTAGTCATTCTCCAGATGATGGAGAACAACTGATGGAAGCGTTTACACCAAATGAAAATGAAGATTGGGATGCGGTAGATTTTGAAATTGATTTAAAGAAAGAAACTACTTATACTTTTGAAATTTATAGTCAAGGAAAACTCCGTTATCAACGAAAACTTTATGGAGGGGATAAAATCAAAGAATTTGAAGTCTTTCCTAAAGTGACAAGTAGTGTTGTTCATCTCAAATTCATTGAAGCACTCACAAAAACAAATTACACTTTGATAGATATTTTTGGAAATCAAAGACTAAATGGAAGAGTCAATGAAATGGAAACGCAGATCGAATTAGGGAACTTGACATCTGGAACCTATTTTCTTAAACTGGATAAATTTCCCAATGAAGTAATCCAGATAGAAAAAATATAA